From Streptomyces sp. SAI-135:
GGCGGTGGGGACGGCGACCGCGGTGAGGGCGAGCACCAGCAGGGCTCTGGCGGGCAGGGCGAAGTACGAGGATGACCGCATGGGTCGTGCCTCCAATGGGGTGCGGGTTGCTATCGGCTCGTGTCCGGGCCGATGAAGGACTGGATGGCGGTGGCGGCGGCGCCGCGGGCCCACTCGTCGAAGGGCAGCGGGTGGGTGCGGACGTCGCACTGGGCGGCGGAGCCGAACGCGGCCGCGACGAAGGCGTCACGGATCTGCTCGGCGAACAGGTCGTGGGCGGCGAGTCCCTCGCCGGAGATGATCACGCGTTCGGGGCCGAGGAGGTTGGCGACGGTGGCGATGCCCCGGCCGATGGCCTCGCCGGCGCGCGCGTAGACGTCCCGGGCGCCTGCGACGCCTTCGCGGGCCAGGGCCAGGGCCGCCTCGGCGTCGGGGAGTTCGGCGCCGGTGGCCTCGCGGACCTGCCGGAGGATCGCGGCCTCCCCGGCGATGGCCTCGACGCAGCCGCGGTTGCCGCAGTGGCAGAGCGGGCCGGAGGGATCGACGGTCACGTGGCCGATCTCCCCGGCCACGCCGTGCGCCCCGGCCACCACCCGGCCGTGCACCACCAGGCCGCAGCCGATGCCGGCGCCGACGGTGACCACGGCGAAGTCGGACAGGCCCACCCCGGCGCCGAACCACTGCTCGGCGACCGTCAGGGCGCGTACGTCGTTGTCGACGGTGACCGGCAACCCCGTGGTCATGGCGGCGAGTTCGGCGAGCGGTACGTCGCGCCACTGAAGGAACGGCGAATACCGGACCGTGCCCTCGCCCCGGTCGACGTCTCCGGAGACCGCGATGCCGAGGCCCTGGACCGCGGCCGTGGTGCCGTCCGCCTCGGCCATCAGCCGCTGGACGAGGTCCGAGATGCCCGCGAGCACGGTCCGGGGTTCACGGTCGGGCAGCGGCAGGTGCCGGGCCTCGCGGATACGGCAGCACAGGTCGGTGAGGACCGCGATGATCTCGTCGCCGGTGACCTTGACGCCGATGAACAGGGCCCGTCCCCCGTCGACGCGCACGAGGTTCGCGGGTCGGCCGAGCGCCGGACGGGCGCCCTCGTCCACACCCTCCACCAGGTATCCGGCCTCGAGCAGCGGGCGGACCGCCTTGGTGACGGCGGCCGGGGACAGGCCCACGCGCCGGGCCACCTCCAGGCGGGGCAGGGGGCCCTGGGACAGCACGGTGGTGAACACCTGTGAGGCGGCGGGTGTGTTGGCGGGGAAGGTCTCGGCGCGAGGGGTGGGGCGCATGGCCGGGAACTTAGAGGGGTTCTTTTCCTTCGTCAATAAAAGAAGCAGGAATCGGCTGTGCGTTTCCGAGGAGACATCCGCGCCGACCGAGGCGGCCAATCATCACTTTTCGCACTTTTCACGGCGATACTCTCCGCATCCTTACCGGAACTGACGAGGCGACAGGAGATCAGCCGGATGGCATCAGCACGAGTGAGGGTCGGGGCGGTGGCGGGAGCGGTCCTGCTGCCCCTTCTCGCGGTCCCCGCCCACGCCGACTCGCCCACCGCGCCCGCGGTGGATCTCGCAGGTGTGCGCGGCGTGCTGCGTTCCGCGCAGGCGCAGGGCGCACCGGGGTCCATGGCCAGGATCGACGACGGGGGCACGGTGTACCGGGCCGCGGTGGGCGTCGCGGACCGAGGGAGCGGGCGGGCGATGAACGACGCCGACCGGTTCCGCATCGGCAGCGTCACCAAGACCTTCACCGCAGTCGTACTGCTCCAACTGGTCGACGAGAGGAAGCTGAGTCTCGACGCGCCCGTCGACCGGTACCTGCCCGGACTGCTCCCGGACGACCGGATCACGGTGCGGCACGTCCTGGGCCACCGCAGCGGCCTGTACGACTACACCAACGACATGTTCGCCAGGACCGTCCCGGGGTTCGAGGCGGTCCGCAAGAAGGTCTACACGCCCCGGGAGTTGGTGAAGCTCTCGCTCGCCCGTCCGCGCACGAGCGCGCCGGGCGCGGTGTACTCGTACTCCAACACCAACTTCGTCGTCGCCGGGATGCTCATCGAGAAGCTGACCGGGAACCCGGTGCGGACCGAGTACGAGAACCGGATCATCGGGCCGCTGAAGCTGAGCGACACCTTCTATGTGCACCCCACCATGACGATCCCCGGCCGGCACGCCCGCGGCTATCTCACCCCGGACCAGGCGGGCGCCCCCCTCGTCGACGCGACCGAGCAGACCGTGTCGTGGGCGCAGAGCGCGGGCGCGCTCATCTCCAGCACCCGGGACCTGAACACCTTCCTGTCCGCTCTGCTCGGCGGCCGGCTCACCTCGGCGGCGCAGCTGGCGCAGATGGAGCGGTGGCTGCCGTCGACGGGGAGCGGTCAGGCGTACGGACTCGGACTGCGCCGTCGCGATCTGTCGTGCGGGATCTCGGTGTACGGCCACACCGGCGCCGTACAGGGGTTCTACACCTACGCGTTCGCCTCCAAGGACGGCGGACGTGCTCTCGCCGCGGTCGCGAACACGTCCAACAACGGCACGGTCCTCAACACGATGCTGCGCACCCTGGACTCCGCGTTCTGCGGAAAGACCCTCAAGGCGGTCAGGGCTCCGCGCGGCAAGGCACCGGTCGAGCGGCACGAGGACATGGCGCCGGGGCTCACGCTGAACTGAGCAAGGGCCGGGAACCCCTCGCCCCCGGTGTGCGTTCTCCCGGCGGACGACGACACCAGGGCGGCACGATGAGCGAGTTGGTCCCCGGGGGCAATCTGCCCCTCCCCGAAGGGGCCGTCACCGTGCGGGTGCCCGGCCCCTTCGACGTGTGCGCGCTCGTCACCGACGAGAGCGGCACGGTGCGGGGCGACGCGGACTTCGTGTTCTACAACCAGCCCTCCGCTCCCGGGGCCCGACTCTCCGGTGACACGTTGACCGTGGATCCCCGGCGGCTGCGCGCGGGCGCCACCAGGGTCACGGTGGTCGTCACCGCGGCCGATCCCGGCACTCCCCTGGGCCTGCTGCCCGCCCCGGTCCTCCAGGTCACGGATGCGGGCGGCCGGCCGCTGGCCCGGTTCGCGCCACCGCGGCCACGGCAGGAGACCGTGCTGCTGCTCGCGGAGCTCTACCGGCGCGGCGACAGCTGGAAGGTGCGGGCCCTCGGGCAGGGGTACGCGGACGGACTGGCGGGGCTGGCACGGGACTTCGGGGTGGACGTCATGGCGGACACCCCGACGACCGCGGCGCCCTCCGCATCCTCGACGACCGGAGTGCCCTCAGCAGCGCCGCCGACCCGAGTTCCCTCCGCATCCCCGACGGCCGGGCCGCCCTTCACCTCCCCGACGGCCGTGGGGGCATCCGCCGCCCCCGCTTCCGCGTTCCCGGCCGCCCGGGCCCCCTCCCCCACGGCACGCCCGGCACCGGCGTTTCCCTCGCCCGCTCCCTCCCCCGAAGCGGCCGCCTTCGTCAGCCTGGTCAACTCGGCGCGCTCCAGGGTTGGTTCACCCCCGGTCACGTTCGACGCCCGGCTCGGTGAAGCCGCCCGCCTCCACGCCTCGGCCATGGCCACCGCGGGCCGTCTCGGTGTCGAGGGCGCCGACGGCGTGTCCGTCTTCCAGCGGCTCACCGCCACCGGGTACGCGTATCTCACCGTCGGCGAGCACCTCGTCTCCGGCCCGCGCAACGCGTCCGAGCTCGTCGAGTACTGCCTGCGCGCCGAGCAGCCCCGGCGGACCCTGCACGACCCGGCCGTCTGTCACGTCGGCCTGGCTCACGCAAGCAAGGGCCGCTCCGGCGACACGTACTGGACGGCGCTGTGGGCGAGCCCGCTCACGCCCGCCGCCCTCGCCCGGACCGCCGACGAGGTCGTCGGCCTCACCAACCGTGAGCGCGCCCGGGCCGGCCTGCCGGCGCTCGCCGTCGACCCGCTCCTGGGCCGTGCGGCGCAGGCGTACAGCACCGACATGGCGGCCCGCGCCTTCTACTCCCACACCTCACCCGAGGGCACCCGGCCCTGGGACCGGGCGGCCGCCGCGGGCTCCGGCCGCCGTTCGATCGGAGAGAACATCGCGTGCGGCCAGCGCTCGGCCGCCGAGGTCGTGGAGGGCTGGATGAACAGCCCAGGCCATCGCGCCAACATCCTCAGGCCGGGCTTCACCCACATCGGGATCGGGTTCGCGGGCGGCGGCCCGGCGGGCACCTACTGGACCCAGCTCTTCGGCGCCTGATTCCCGCAGGGAGGGGATCTTGGCGGAGGGGATCCCTCCGGGCCAGGATGCCCTCATGAAGGGTGACCTCTTTTCCAGTGAGCACATGGTGCAGCCGGCCACCGCGCCGGGCATGACGGTCGAGAACGCCAAGTGCATCAGGTACGCGGTGCACGGCGAGATGCTCGCCCGCCAGGGGGCGATGGTCGCCTACCGCGGCAATCTCCAGTTCGAGCGCAAGGGCCAGGGCGTGGGCGGCATGCTCAAGCGGGCCGTCACCGGGGAGGGGCTGCCGTTGATGGCGGTGCGCGGGCAGGGCGAGGCCTGGTTCGCGCACGAGGCCCAGAACTGTTTCATCGTCGACGTGGAGCCGGGCGACGAGTTCACGGTCAACGGCCGCAACGTCCTGTGCTTCGACGCCTCGCTGGCCTACCGCATCTCGACCGTGAAGGGCGCCGGCATCGCGGGCGGCGGCCTGTTCAACAGCGTCTTCACGGGCCACGGCAGGCTCGGTCTCGTCTGCGAGGGCAACCCGCTGGTGATCCCCGTCTCGCCGGAGTACCCGGTGTACGTCGACACGGACGCGGTCGTCGGCTGGACCGCGGGCCTGGGCACCTCGCTGCACCGCTCGCAGTCCATCGGGTCGATGCTGCGCGGCGGTTCCGGGGAGGCCGTCCAGCTGATGCTCCAGGGCAACGGGTACGTCGTGGTACGGCCGAGCGAGGCGACCCCGCAGAAGGCGCAGCAGCACTGAGGTCCCGGGCAGTGATCTGCGCCTCACAGGCAACCCGTCCGACTCCGTCCACGTCTTGACCGGCGACGGATGAGCCCCGGCCTCCGGGCCGGGGCTTCTTTTCAAGGCACTATGCACACCATGTATACACAGCGCGTATAGATGAGGTGTATACGGAAGGAAAGGCATACATGTACGGCAAGGCATTCGCCCCGGAGTACCAGGGCGCGCTCACCGCCCTCTCCGTGAACTCCTCGCTCGACGACGTCCTGGCCGCCGGCACCGCCCAGTTGAGGGCGGCCGAGCGGGCCGGACGGCACGGGGAGGCGGCGCGCTCGGGGCTCGCGGTCGCCGAGGCGCAGCGCCGGCTCGGCAAGGTCGCCGACGCCGACCGGACCTGGAAGGCGAGTTACCGGGCCGCCCGTCGGGCGGGGGACACCGCGGGCATGGCCTGGGCGCTGTGGAGCGGCGGCACCCTGGCCCGGCAGCGGGGCCGATTCGCCCTGGCCCGGCGGCTGTTGGGGCTCGCGGCCGAGCTCGGCGAGCGTGGCGGGGACGTCGTCGTGCGCGGTTACTCGCTGGCGGGTCTCGCCGAGACCGGGCGCATCCAGGGCGACTACGAGGCCGTGGGCCGGCTGCACGAGCAGTTGCTGGCCGAGGCCAGGCGGCGCGGCGAGGCACGGCACACGGTGTGGGCGCTGTCCGGCATCGCGCAGATGCACCGCAACACCGGGTCCTACGACACCGCGTTCGCCATGTTCGAGGAGGCGGCCCGGATCGCCGAGGCCGCCGACGACCACCGCGGTCACGCCTGGGCGCTGCGCGGGCTCGCCGATCTCGCCTCCGTGCGCGACGGCGACACCGAGCGGGCCCTCGCCCTGCTGTCCGAGGCGGAGGTGACGTGCCGGGAGATGAACCTGTCCAGCGCGCTGGCCTACAACCACAAGATGCGCGGCAACGTCCTGTACCGGGCCGGGCGTTGCGCCGAGGCCCGCGACCTGTACGAGCGGGCGCTCGCCGAGTTCCGTGCCATGAGCGAACCGCGCGGTGAGGCCCTGGCGCGGCTCGGGCTCGCCAAGGCGCTGGCCCGCCTCGGCCGCGACCGTGCCGAGACCGCGGCCGAACTGGCCGATCTGGCACGCGTGCTGGAGCGGACCGGGCTGCGGCACGCCCGCGAGATGGTGGCCCGGGCCCAGGAGGAGTTCGGCGTGGCCACGGAGGCGGTGCTGTGACGACGGTCGCCCCTCCCGAAGTCCTCACCCGGTGCCGCGCGTTGGTGCGCCCCGCACTCCAGGAGGCCGTCGGCACACTGCACCCCTGGGTGGGCGAGATGGCCGCCTACGCCTTCGGCTGGTGCGAGGTCGGCGGCGCTCCGGCCACGGCGTCCGGCGGCAAGGGGGTGCGGCAGGCGCTCGCCGTGCTGGCGGCCGAGGGGGCCGGCGCCCCCGGGCGGGCCGGGGTGCCCGCGGCGGTCGCGGTCGAGCTGGTGCATGTCTTCTCCCTGCTCCACGACGACATCATGGACGACGACCCGGCTCGGCGCGGCCGGGCCACGGTGTGGAAGGCCTACGGCACCGGACCCGCCGTGCTCGCGGGCGACGCCCTGTTCGCCCTCGCCGTCGAGACGCTGGCCGGCGCCGGCTCCGGCGCCCTGCGGCTGCTGTCCGCGGCCCTGTCCGGCCTGGTGCGCGGCCAGGCGGACGACCTCCTGTTCGCGACCCGCCCCTGGACGGGTCCGGAGCGGGTGCGGCCCGACGAGTACCGGGCCATGGCCGAGCACAAGACCGGGGCACTGCTGGGCTGCGCGGCCGCACTGGGCGCTCTGCTCGGCGGGGCGCCGCCGAGCAGGGTGGCCGCGCTGGACCGGGCGGGACGGCACCTGGGCGTCGCGTTCCAGATCGTCGACGACGTCCTGGGCATCTGGGGCGACCCGCAGGTCACGGGCAAACCGGTGCACGGCGATCTACGGGAACGGAAGAAGACGTTCCCGGTGCTCTGCGCGCTCGACGCGCCAACTCCCGAGGCGGCGCGCCTGGCGCGGCTCCTGGAGTCGGACGGGGCCCCGCAGGAGACGGCGGCCCTGATCGAGGAGTGCGGCGGCAGAGCGGCCGCCCTCGCCGAGGCCCGCCGTCACCTGGCGTCCGCGGGGACGGCCCACGAGCTGCGGCCCTTGCTGGACTACCTCGTGCGGCGCGATCTCTGACACCGAGTTGACCTGCGCCGCAGGGGGGGACAGGGTGCGGGGAGAGCTCACCTCGCGGAAGGAAAACCGTCTTGATCGGGATCACGGACATCGAGCGGCAGGCCGGGCTGATCGCCGGCCACGTCGTGCGCACACCGACCCTGCCCAGCCCCGGTCTGTCCGCGCTCCTGGGTGCTCCCGTCACCGTCAAGCTCGAACTGCTCCAGCGCACCGGCTCGTTCAAGGCGCGCGGGGCGACGGCCAAGCTGCTGTCGCTGAGCGAGGCGGAGCGGGCGGCCGGGGTCGTGGCGGTCAGCGGCGGCAACCACGGGATCGCCCTCGCACACATGGCGGCGGCCCTCGACGTCAAGGCGACGGTGGTCATGCCGCGCTCGGCGCCCGCCCGGTCCGTGGAGATCGTCGAGGCGACCGGGGCCTCGCTGCGGCTGACGGACGACATGGACGGCGCCTTCTCCCTCGTGAACCGGCTGCGGGACGAGGGGCTGACGCTGGTCCACCCCTTCGACGACCCCGTGGTGATCGCGGGGCAGGGGACGGTCGGAACGGAGTTCGCCGAGGACGCGGGCGAGCTCACCGACGTCCTCGTCAGCGTCGGGGGCGGCGGCCTGATCGCCGGGGTGGCGGCGGCCCTGCGGGCGCGGCGGCCCGGTGTGAGGGTCTGGGGTGTGGAGACCGAGGGCGCCGAGGCCATGAGCCGGGCGCTCGCCGCGGGCGGGCCGGTGCCGGTCCCGCTGTCCTCCGTCGTGTCCACCCTGAGCGCCCCGTCCGTCTCACAGCTCACCTACGACCACGTGGCGGCCCTGGTCACCGAGGTCCTCGTGGTCCCGGACCGCGAGGCGGTACGGGGCTGCCTCGACCTCGCCGACCACGCCAAGGTGTGGGGCGAGCCCGCGGCCGGATGTCTCCTGCCCGCCGCCCGGACCGTGCTGGAGCGGGTCGGCGACGGCTGCCGGCTGGGCCTCGTCGTGTGCGGCGGGAACGCCACCACCGCCGACGTCATGGACTGGGCCGGGCGGTTCGGGCTGCGCTGACCGCGGCGATCGATTCCGGCCGTTCTACTGACCTGTGAGTCAGAAATCGAGCAACCAGGAAGCGGATTCCCCCGGTTGCCGTTTTGATTGAACGCACCCCGCCGCACCCGCCGTACCTCTGTGAAAGGTGAGAGCCAGGGGTTCAGCGAGGGATGACCATGGTCAAGGCGCACGTCTCCACACACGAGTTGGTCGCCGGACGGTACCGGCCCCTGGACGTCCTGCACCGCGAGACCAACCGGACCTGCTGGTACGGCGAGGACGTCTCGGCCGAACGCTCCTGCCTGCTCACCGAGATCGCGCTGCCGGCCGGCACGGCCGAGGAGACCGCTGCGCGCACCGCCGCGGGAGTGGTCCGGATGTCCAAGACCATGCGGGTGGTGTCCCCCGGCCGGATCGCCGCGGTCGTGGACGCCGTGGCGCAGCAGGGCGTCCTGTGGACCGTCACCGAGCCGGTCGACGGCATCCCGCTGGGCGAACTCCTCGCCCGGCAGGGGACGTTCGACCACGGGCGGGCGGCCCGTGTCGGCCTGGAGCTCCTCGAGGTGCTGGAGGCGGCGCACGGCGAGGGCATCACCCACGGTGAACTCAGCCCGGGCCAGGTGTTCGTGCACCACCGGGGCACCGTCGTCGTCACCGGCTTCGGCCTGGCCGGGGCCACCCTCGCCCCGCGGCTGTCGGCACCGTCGTACGCCTCCCCCGAACAGGCCCGCGACGAGCGCATCGGGCCCGCCGCCGATCTGTGGGCGCTCGGCGCGATCCTCTACACGCTGGTCGAGGGACGTCCGCCGTTCCGCGACCGCGACCGCCCCGCGGCCACCCTCAAGGGCGTCGACCGGCTGCCGCTGCGGGCCCCGGTGCGGGCCGGACCGCTCACCCCGACCGTGCAGGGGCTGCTGCGCAAGAACTCCCACGAACGCCTCAGCCGCACGGCCGTCCGCACCGCGCTGCTGCGCGTCCTCGACGAGGACCCCGGCGCGGCCGCGCCGGAGGAGCCCGCGCCACGGCTACGCGCCGCCCTGACCGCAATGCCCCCGGGCCGCAGCGGCAGGCTGCTCGTCGCGGGGACCGCCCTGGCCGTCGTCACGGTGGCCGCGGCCGTCCTCACGGTCACCAAGGTGCTGCCCGGCGGCGACAGCGGGACCACCGGCGAGGCGGCCGCCCCCTCCGCCTCGGCCTCCGCCGCCACCCCCGCCCCGGTGCCACCGGCCCCCTCCCCGTCGGTCACCGCGCCCGGGAACCGCACCGACCAGAGCTCCGCCCCGCCCGCCTCCCCGACGCCCACCCCGAGCCCGAGCAGGACGGCCGGCCCCACCGCGGGCACGGGCCTGCCCGCCGGATACCGCACGTACCACTCCCCCGAGGGCTTCTCCCTCGCCCTCCCCGAGGGCTGGAAGCCACTGGAGACCTCACGCCAGGACGACCTGGCCTACCGCGTCGTCTTCGGGGCCTCCGGCGACCCGCGCACACTCGCCGTCACCTACAGCGAGGCCGTCGGAACGGACCCCGTGGCCGTGTGGCGCGACACCGTCGAGCCGGGGCTGGCGGACGACCCCGGCTACGAGCGCCTCGGTGACATCCGGGCCACGACCTACCAGGGCCGCGAAGCCGCCGACATGCAGTGGGTGGAGGACGTCGACGGCACCCGGGTGCGCACGTTCGGCCGGGGCTTCCTCATCGGCGGGGGCCGCGGCTACTCACTGCGCTTCTCGGCCCCCGCGGCCGACTGGAACGACGACGCGAACCAGGAGGCGCTCGACACCTTCCTGAGCACGTTCCGGGTGCCCTCAGGCTGAGCGCGGCGCCCGCATCCGCCGCAGCGGACCGCCGTGCAGGGGCTGGGTCCGCCACCGCGCGGTGAAGGTCCGGTCCCCGAGCGAGCACGTCACCAGCAGGTGGTGCGGGGTCTCCAGGAACGCCATGTCGAGGGCAAGGGTCTCCGTGTCGGTCCAGCCGCCGCTCACCGCGACGGGCACGGGCTCGTCGACGACCGTCCAGCCGCTCCCCCCGGCTCCGAACCGCACCTCCAGCCGGTCGCCGTCGTCGACCAGGACCACCCGGCCGCCCGGGTCCACCTCGATCCCGGTCAGGGCCGGCCGGTCGGCGCACGTACCGCCGTGGGGCGTGAAGGAGGTGTTCCAGTCCTCCGCGCGGCCGGCCGGGACGGGCTTGCCCTCGGCGGGCGGCAGGGCGAGCCGTGCCAGCCGGTCGGCCAGGGCCGCGTCCGCCGCGCCACCGCCGGGCAGCGGGCCGGCGCCGAAGGCGGGCAGCAGGTGCTCCCAGGCCAGGTCCAGGACCCGCTGCATGTCCACGGTCTCCGAGGTGATCGCGAGCACCGCGTCCTGCTCGGGCAGCACCACGCAGAACTGCCCGTAGGCCCCGTCACCGCGGTAGCCGTGCCGGGCCATCCAGAACTGGAAGCCGTAGCCCTGCTGCCAGTCCGCCCAGCCGTTCACCGTCGCCGTCTCGTGCGCGATCTGGACCCGCGTCGCCTCGGCCACCCACGACTCCGGCAGCAGCCGCTCGCCCTGCCACACCCCGCCGCGCAGATACAGCTCGCCGAGCCGGGCGATCGCGTCGGTCGTGGCGTGCAGCCCGCTGAAGCCGAGCTCGCGGCCCCTGCGGTCGGCGATCCAGGCCGCCTCGCCGATGCCGAGCGGCTCGAACAGCCGGGGCCGCAGGTACTCCGTGAGCCTCTCGCCCGTGACCCGCTGGACGATCGCGGCGAGGGTGTAGGTGGCGGGCTGGTTGTACGCGAAGACGGTGCCGGGGTCCTTGTCGGGCGGGACCAGCAGGAAGCCCCGCACCAGTTCGTCGCGGTCCAGGGCGCGGGCCCGGTCCAGGGTCTCCTCCGCGTGACCGCTGGCCATCGACGCCACATGCCGTACGAGCATCGCGCGGCTGCGCGGGTCGGTGATCTCGGCCTCGAACTCCGGGAAGTACGAGATCACCGGGTCGTCCAGCCGGATCAGCCCCTCGGCGACGGCGAACCCGGCGGCCGTGGCCGTGAAGCTCTTGCTGAGCGAGTAGAGCAGCTGGGGCCGGTCCGGGGCGTACGGGGCCCACCAGCCCGAGGCCACGACCTGGCCGTGGCGCAGCAGCATCAGGCTGTGCGGTTCGAGGTGCGGGTCGGCTTCGAGGGCGTCGAGGAAGGCCGCCACGCCGGACGCGTCGACGCCCTGGGCGGCGGGGGTGCTCGTGGGCAGGGAACTCATGGCCGCATCCTCTCCCGTCCACCGGCCCTTGATCGAGTGTGTTGCGGAAGCCCGTTTTCTCCTGCGGCCACCGGGGACTCGGGCCCCATGGTGCAAATCGGATACACGATGATGACCGAGCAGGCCGGCCCCCGTGAGCTGGTGGGCCATGTGGTGCGGGCCGAGGAGGTCGGCTACGACTTCTCGGTGACCTCGGACCACTATTTCCCCTGGCTCCGGTCGCAGGGACACTCGCCGTACGCGTGGAGCGTGCTCGGGGCGGCTGCCCAGGCGACTTCGCGCATTCCGCTGATGACGTACGTGACCTGCCCCTCCTTCCGCTACCACCCGGCGGTGGTGGCACAGAAGGCGGCGACCATGCAGCTCCTCTCGGAGGGCCGGTTCCGGCTGGGCCTCGGCTCGGGCGAGAACCTCAACGAGCACGTGGTGGGCGGCGGCTGGCCCTCGGCCGACGTACGGCACGAGATGCTGGAAGAGGCGGTGGAGATCATCCGCGCGCTGTTCCGGGGCGGCCACGTGAACCACCGCGGGACCCACTTCGACGTGGAGTCGGCCCGGCTGTGGGACCTCCCGGACGAGCCGCCGCAGATCGGTCTGGCGGTCTCCGGCGAGCAGTCGTGCGCCCTGGCCGGCCGTCTCGCCGACCTCGTCATCGCCACGGAGCCCAAGGCGGGCCTCCTCGACGCGTTCGACCGCAATGGCGGCGAGGGCAAGCCGCGGGTGGGGCAGCTGCCCGTCTGCTACGACCCCGACCGGGACACCGCGATCAAGCGGGCGCACTCCCAGTTCCGCTGGTTCGGCAACGGCTGGAAGGTCAACTCGGAGCTGCCGCACCCCGATTCCTTCGAGTCGGCCACGCAGTTCGTCACCCCTGACGACGTGGCGGCGTCGATTCCGTGCGGCGACGACCCCGACGCCTTCGTCGAGGCCGTACGCCCGTATGCGGAGGCCGGCTTCACCGAGATCGCGCTGGTGCAGATCGGCGGCGAGTCCCAGCCCGAGTTCCTGGACTGGTCGGAGAAGACCCTGCTGCCCGCGCTGCGTGACGCGTTCGCCTGAGCGGTGGGCCTGCCGAGGCGGTCCCCTGGGGTGCAATAGGCTTTCCGACTCGCACGTCGTGCGGTCCGAACGAGCCTGACCAGGAGAAACACCCGTGAGCCTAGCGATCGACCCGTCCGAGGCGTCGGCCCCCGTCTCCTCCTCCGAACCACCGCGGGAGGCGTCCCCCGCGCCCCTGAGTGACCTCGTCGCGCGGGACGCCCGCGAGTTCGGGGTGTACGCGCGGACCGGCGGATGGGCCTTCGGCCTGATGGTGGCGCGCAGTGTGCGGCCCGGCGGCCAGAGCGCGGACG
This genomic window contains:
- a CDS encoding ROK family transcriptional regulator, translating into MRPTPRAETFPANTPAASQVFTTVLSQGPLPRLEVARRVGLSPAAVTKAVRPLLEAGYLVEGVDEGARPALGRPANLVRVDGGRALFIGVKVTGDEIIAVLTDLCCRIREARHLPLPDREPRTVLAGISDLVQRLMAEADGTTAAVQGLGIAVSGDVDRGEGTVRYSPFLQWRDVPLAELAAMTTGLPVTVDNDVRALTVAEQWFGAGVGLSDFAVVTVGAGIGCGLVVHGRVVAGAHGVAGEIGHVTVDPSGPLCHCGNRGCVEAIAGEAAILRQVREATGAELPDAEAALALAREGVAGARDVYARAGEAIGRGIATVANLLGPERVIISGEGLAAHDLFAEQIRDAFVAAAFGSAAQCDVRTHPLPFDEWARGAAATAIQSFIGPDTSR
- a CDS encoding serine hydrolase domain-containing protein, which produces MASARVRVGAVAGAVLLPLLAVPAHADSPTAPAVDLAGVRGVLRSAQAQGAPGSMARIDDGGTVYRAAVGVADRGSGRAMNDADRFRIGSVTKTFTAVVLLQLVDERKLSLDAPVDRYLPGLLPDDRITVRHVLGHRSGLYDYTNDMFARTVPGFEAVRKKVYTPRELVKLSLARPRTSAPGAVYSYSNTNFVVAGMLIEKLTGNPVRTEYENRIIGPLKLSDTFYVHPTMTIPGRHARGYLTPDQAGAPLVDATEQTVSWAQSAGALISSTRDLNTFLSALLGGRLTSAAQLAQMERWLPSTGSGQAYGLGLRRRDLSCGISVYGHTGAVQGFYTYAFASKDGGRALAAVANTSNNGTVLNTMLRTLDSAFCGKTLKAVRAPRGKAPVERHEDMAPGLTLN
- a CDS encoding CAP domain-containing protein — protein: MSELVPGGNLPLPEGAVTVRVPGPFDVCALVTDESGTVRGDADFVFYNQPSAPGARLSGDTLTVDPRRLRAGATRVTVVVTAADPGTPLGLLPAPVLQVTDAGGRPLARFAPPRPRQETVLLLAELYRRGDSWKVRALGQGYADGLAGLARDFGVDVMADTPTTAAPSASSTTGVPSAAPPTRVPSASPTAGPPFTSPTAVGASAAPASAFPAARAPSPTARPAPAFPSPAPSPEAAAFVSLVNSARSRVGSPPVTFDARLGEAARLHASAMATAGRLGVEGADGVSVFQRLTATGYAYLTVGEHLVSGPRNASELVEYCLRAEQPRRTLHDPAVCHVGLAHASKGRSGDTYWTALWASPLTPAALARTADEVVGLTNRERARAGLPALAVDPLLGRAAQAYSTDMAARAFYSHTSPEGTRPWDRAAAAGSGRRSIGENIACGQRSAAEVVEGWMNSPGHRANILRPGFTHIGIGFAGGGPAGTYWTQLFGA
- a CDS encoding AIM24 family protein, translating into MKGDLFSSEHMVQPATAPGMTVENAKCIRYAVHGEMLARQGAMVAYRGNLQFERKGQGVGGMLKRAVTGEGLPLMAVRGQGEAWFAHEAQNCFIVDVEPGDEFTVNGRNVLCFDASLAYRISTVKGAGIAGGGLFNSVFTGHGRLGLVCEGNPLVIPVSPEYPVYVDTDAVVGWTAGLGTSLHRSQSIGSMLRGGSGEAVQLMLQGNGYVVVRPSEATPQKAQQH
- a CDS encoding tetratricopeptide repeat protein; the protein is MYGKAFAPEYQGALTALSVNSSLDDVLAAGTAQLRAAERAGRHGEAARSGLAVAEAQRRLGKVADADRTWKASYRAARRAGDTAGMAWALWSGGTLARQRGRFALARRLLGLAAELGERGGDVVVRGYSLAGLAETGRIQGDYEAVGRLHEQLLAEARRRGEARHTVWALSGIAQMHRNTGSYDTAFAMFEEAARIAEAADDHRGHAWALRGLADLASVRDGDTERALALLSEAEVTCREMNLSSALAYNHKMRGNVLYRAGRCAEARDLYERALAEFRAMSEPRGEALARLGLAKALARLGRDRAETAAELADLARVLERTGLRHAREMVARAQEEFGVATEAVL
- a CDS encoding polyprenyl synthetase family protein, with amino-acid sequence MTTVAPPEVLTRCRALVRPALQEAVGTLHPWVGEMAAYAFGWCEVGGAPATASGGKGVRQALAVLAAEGAGAPGRAGVPAAVAVELVHVFSLLHDDIMDDDPARRGRATVWKAYGTGPAVLAGDALFALAVETLAGAGSGALRLLSAALSGLVRGQADDLLFATRPWTGPERVRPDEYRAMAEHKTGALLGCAAALGALLGGAPPSRVAALDRAGRHLGVAFQIVDDVLGIWGDPQVTGKPVHGDLRERKKTFPVLCALDAPTPEAARLARLLESDGAPQETAALIEECGGRAAALAEARRHLASAGTAHELRPLLDYLVRRDL
- a CDS encoding threonine/serine dehydratase, encoding MIGITDIERQAGLIAGHVVRTPTLPSPGLSALLGAPVTVKLELLQRTGSFKARGATAKLLSLSEAERAAGVVAVSGGNHGIALAHMAAALDVKATVVMPRSAPARSVEIVEATGASLRLTDDMDGAFSLVNRLRDEGLTLVHPFDDPVVIAGQGTVGTEFAEDAGELTDVLVSVGGGGLIAGVAAALRARRPGVRVWGVETEGAEAMSRALAAGGPVPVPLSSVVSTLSAPSVSQLTYDHVAALVTEVLVVPDREAVRGCLDLADHAKVWGEPAAGCLLPAARTVLERVGDGCRLGLVVCGGNATTADVMDWAGRFGLR